One Papio anubis isolate 15944 chromosome 9, Panubis1.0, whole genome shotgun sequence genomic window carries:
- the MFAP5 gene encoding microfibrillar-associated protein 5 isoform X2 encodes MSLLGPKVLLFLAAFIIPSDWIPLGVNSQRGDDVTQTTPETFTEDPNLVNDPATDETECWDEKFTCTRLYSVHRPVKQCIHQLCFTSLRRMYIVNKEICSRLVCKEHEAMKDELCRQMAGLPPRRLRRSNYFRLPPCENVDLQRPNGL; translated from the exons ATGTCGCTCTTGGGACCCAAGGTGCTGCTGTTTCTTGCTGCATTCATCATCCCCTCTG ACTGGATACCCCTGGGGGTCAATAGTCAACGAGGAG acgATGTGACTCAAACGACTCCAGAAACATTCACAGAAGATCCTA ATCTGGTGAATGATCCTGCTACAGATGAAACAG agtgctgggatgagaaATTTACTTGCACAAGGCTCTACTCTGTGCATCGGCCGGTTAAACAATGCATTCATCAGTTATGCTTCACCAG TTTACGACGTATGTACATCGTCAACAAGGAGATCTGCTCTCGTCTTGTCTGTAAGGAACACGAAGCTATGAAAG ATGAACTTTGCCGTCAGATGGCTGGTCTGCCCCCTAGGAGACTCCGTCGCTCCAATTACTTCCGACTTCCTCCCTGTGAAAATGTGGATTTGCAGAGACCTAATGGTCTGTGA
- the MFAP5 gene encoding microfibrillar-associated protein 5 isoform X1, with amino-acid sequence MSLLGPKVLLFLAAFIIPSDWIPLGVNSQRGDDVTQTTPETFTEDPNLVNDPATDETVLADIAPSTDDLASLGEKNTTAECWDEKFTCTRLYSVHRPVKQCIHQLCFTSLRRMYIVNKEICSRLVCKEHEAMKDELCRQMAGLPPRRLRRSNYFRLPPCENVDLQRPNGL; translated from the exons ATGTCGCTCTTGGGACCCAAGGTGCTGCTGTTTCTTGCTGCATTCATCATCCCCTCTG ACTGGATACCCCTGGGGGTCAATAGTCAACGAGGAG acgATGTGACTCAAACGACTCCAGAAACATTCACAGAAGATCCTA ATCTGGTGAATGATCCTGCTACAGATGAAACAG TTTTGGCTGATATTGCACCTTCCACAGATGACTTGG CCTCCCTTGGTGAAAAAAATACCACTGCAG agtgctgggatgagaaATTTACTTGCACAAGGCTCTACTCTGTGCATCGGCCGGTTAAACAATGCATTCATCAGTTATGCTTCACCAG TTTACGACGTATGTACATCGTCAACAAGGAGATCTGCTCTCGTCTTGTCTGTAAGGAACACGAAGCTATGAAAG ATGAACTTTGCCGTCAGATGGCTGGTCTGCCCCCTAGGAGACTCCGTCGCTCCAATTACTTCCGACTTCCTCCCTGTGAAAATGTGGATTTGCAGAGACCTAATGGTCTGTGA